CGGATCAATGAGCCGAGCACGGGAACGTGGCGCGGGTTGTTGATGGATCAGAATCTGCACTCTTACAGTGATTTTCAGCTTTCGCCCGGGCGAAGATGGATATCCGGTTTGGAGGTTCTCGCGGGCGATCCTGGCGACGAGGTGATCTCCGGTCACGCACTGGCGATGACTTGGCAACGCCTGTCTCGGCAGTACCCGATCGCGTTGCTCGACTGCGGAAATCAGATGAAGTGACGATGTGATTGCCGCTGTGCTGTCGATGGCAGACGTTGTGGTGATTCCCACCACCACGCGCTACGAAGCAGGCCGAAGCTGCGCATGAGCGGTTGTGGATTGGCTTATGCAGCATGGTTATCCGCATCTGGTGCGGTCGGCGGTAATGGTCGTCAGCAACGTCAACAAAGTCACTCCCACCAAGGCTGTACTGCAATCTCTATGAAGGGTTTGAGCGAGCGGTGCGGGCAGTCCATGACATTCCCTACGACCCGCATCTCAGCGATGCCACGGCCATCAACTTCGATCGGCTCGCACCGCAGAACCAGCAGGCCGTTCATCGAAACAGCGGCCTCGAATTACATCGACGGCTTCGCAGGCGCGGCAGACAAAGATCCGGTGCTCGGCCGCAGTGGCCGACACCTGGCCATGAGTATGGGCAGGAGCGGCGATGACATCAACTGACGTTGCGGTGACCGACAATTATCCAGTCGGGACGGTTGCTGCCGAACGAGTGCGGCTGGCCGAACAGGTACGGGTGGCGGTGCTTTTTGAAGGCCGCCAGCACGATCTCACGTTGCCTGCAAGCTCGCCAGTGGCCGCTGTCGCTGATTCGCTGGTGCGCGTCCTACTGACCCGTGAGGGTAACGAAGACGGAATGCGCAGCCCCGATGACGGAAGCGCATGATCAGCCCAGGCGTGGTGCGGATGACGCTGATCAACGGGCAACCCTTGGACCGTACCCAGAGCCTGACGCAGCAAGGTGTGCGCGTGATGGCGGGCTGCTGG
This genomic stretch from Mycobacterium sp. SMC-8 harbors:
- a CDS encoding EsaB/YukD family protein — translated: MTSTDVAVTDNYPVGTVAAERVRLAEQVRVAVLFEGRQHDLTLPASSPVAAVADSLVRVLLTREGNEDGMRSPDDGSA